In Lycium ferocissimum isolate CSIRO_LF1 chromosome 7, AGI_CSIRO_Lferr_CH_V1, whole genome shotgun sequence, the sequence tgccactcgtcaatagtttggctcatttatgccatcgaactataggaaatggctcatttatgtcatcgaactataggaaatggctcatttatgccactcatcaatattttgactcatttatgccattgctcgttaccaaaatgactcatccatgccattttttattaacgccggttttataataccagatatgacatgtggcctccaattagaggtctacgtcgttcaattaaaccagcccaattttaaataccaaattaataaaatatccgacccatacaccttacccactcacaaccataatctagttggaggccacgtgtcatatatggtattgtaaaatcagctttaatgaaatatggcatggatgagtcatttttattaacgggcgatggcataaatgagtcaaactattgatgagtggcataaatgagtcaaactattgatgagtggcataaatgagccatttcctatagttcgatggcataaatgagtcatttcctatagttcgatggcataaatgagccaaactattaacgagtggcataaatgagccatttccgatagttggatggcatatttgatccttttccgTAAATAAAATTACCTTATTTTATCAAAACCAGAAGAAGATGATTAAGGGGGCATTGTACTTCGATAAGTGTTAGTAATAAACAATGGAAAAAAGTACACTTATTATAGATAACACATAGACCCCAACTAGCTTGGGTAAGAGGCATAGTAGTTGTTGCAGTTGTTATAAAAATGATGCATAGACATATATGGTTCAGAGCATGCTTTTCTCTTGTATGCATCCGAAGTGTTGATCAAGTGCTAGTTCTAGTAGCTACTAAGCAGTACTTCGACTTCTATATTATaacctctcttttttttttttttttttttttcaggttCAAGGGCATATCACATTATGAAGAACAAGCAAATAATCACACAGCCCTTCCTTGTCCTGGTGAACTGCTTGTAGAAGAGCACCATAGCAATTATGGAGAACCATGGGCTGGAGGGAGGGATGTTTTTGAATTCCTTGCAGAGTCAGCCCATCTAACCCCAAATTCCCAAGTTCTTGAGATTGGATGTGGGACTCTTCGTGTTGGATTACATTTCATCCGGTATTTGAACCCAGAACACTTCCActgtcttgagagagatgaactTTCTTTAATGGCTGCATTCAGGTATGAGCTTCCATCCCAAGGGCTATTACACAAGCGTCCCCTTATCGTTAGAGGTGAAGACATGGATTTCAGTAAATTTGGATCCGGAACTATGTATGATCTGATATATGCAAGTGCTGTTTTTCTACATATGCCTGATAAACTTGTTTGGATTGGTTTGGAGAGGTTAGCTGGTAAATTGAGACCTTTAGAAGGTCGAATCTTTGTGTCACATAATATCAAGTTCTGTTCACGGTTGAGAGGAGAAGAATGCACAAAGAGGCTGAATGATTTAGGGCTAGAGTACATTGGCAAGTTTACACATGATAGTTTGCTATTCAATCACTATGAAATTTGGTTTGGATTTAGGAGATTCAGAGCTTGAAGTCGTTTTCAACTTGTTTGAAGACCTATTATTCTCATGTCTAAAGCTATCGTTGAGCTGCATTCAAAGCACGCTCTTGCCCGTACATTCTTTTGTTGCAATTCTTTGCTGGAAGTCTGGCACGAAATAGATCTTTGTAGCATTTGTGTGTAAGAGATACTGCAATTTCCCATATGGGGGTGGATCGTCATTTACAGAAAGGGTAGCTCCTAGACTTGAAGAATCGAGCATTAGCTACAGAGACTGATcatgtgaagaagaaagaatttcTTGCAGAAAATCTGGAGTATGAAACAAGGTTGATCTGTATCCTACCTGAGTTTGTAACTTTGGTGTATCGTAAACTTCTAGCTGTGGCAGGCTTTTTAATATCTGCTCTTTGTGCATTATTTCGGCGACCACTTGTGAATCAAGTGAGCTAATTCTTATTCTTCCTTCTAGATTTTAATCATCCTACTCCAGTAGGAGACTATCTAATTTTGAAAGTATAAGTTCTTTCTTTCACTTGTTTATAGAAACCCCTCTCTCCCTCCCACCAAATGCTTGCAGGAATAGTGCTCCATGTGCTTCTTTGAACTCTTGCTAGTTCCAGCATTGCAAAAGATCTTTAGTGGTTCTTTGTATGTGGCATTGCAACTCAAGTAATTTCTTTATAAGCTCCATAACTTTCTCATAAACGTGCGGTGAATGAAAAGGTGATCTGTATGACTGTATCCTTATATCCTTCCTCATAAAGTATACACCTATTACAATTATTCCCCTCTTTTGTAATTATGTTGTTTCGAACATGCCTCGTAAGATACTAATCAAGTCATTCTACTTAGTACAGACTAGCTTCCATGGCCAACTGGACTGTGGTTTAGTGGATATCTATACCCTTACAATAACTTTTTCGTAATATGAACTGGTTTCTCCAAAATTGCAGGAAATTAGCCTTAATCCAACTGTTGACTTGATTAATTTACCGTCTCCTAATATGATTCACTTGATTAATTTTCAGTTTAACGTTATTcattgatttcttttttctttgacaATCAAACTTAACGGTCTTACAGATTCAGAAACAATGTTAAATTGCTACTACTTCTGAGGTACGATTATTTAGCCAATAAAGAGAGCGCATCAAGACAACTACTCACTTATGCTTGTATCGCTATCGGTCACATTCTCGCTTGTTGAATATAGAGTTATGATACTTTGCCTACCAGCTGAGATTAATCGATTAACCACGAGGGAGATGTTCCTACATTTGCTCGGACTATTTGAGTTCATTTTTCCTGGATTAATTTGATCAATTTCCTTGTAAAGAAAATACTCAACATGTTGCAACGAACCAAAAAGAAAGCAAAGACGAGTAAATTATGCTCGTGTAAAGTTGCAAGAAATTGGGCAATACAATAATCATGTAATTAAAAAGGAACAGTTGCAAGAAATTAGGCCTCCGCAAAGGGAGGATTGAAATCATTATTTCCAGAAGTATGATCTTAGTAACTTTGATGGTAAGACAGCTCTGTGAGGCAAGCCATCTATTTCATTACATCAGTATTAAGCAAATCCGCACAATTCCTAAGCACTAAGAAGGTATCAGAAATCATCTTCAAATTATTGAAAACTGAGATGTCTCGATGCCAATGGAGAACCTTAAAACAAAACTACCATTATATGTCACatatcaaaaaatcaaaatctcCATAACAGAAACAAAATGCTCAGCATTTCTAGTAAACAAACTTGTACTGGCAATACTTCCTAGTCATCTTCCTGCCCATAGTGCTGCTGTTTAAGCACATCTATCTCAACTTCAATATTaaagacattctttttgggGAACGAATTGATCTATTTGTAATGCTGAGAGACCTCCAATACAACCTTGTCCATGAACTGGCATTTCTTGTCAAATCCCCACCCGGGGTTGCTCTGTAAGATAGATAACTGTCAGATATTGCGATAAAGTTGAAGCATAAGAATCAAGTGTCCAGGTAAAAGATGAAACAGTCACAAGATATCTTTATCTTTTAGATACACGATTTAAGATCTTTGATAtaagaagaatgaaaaaagaatGATGATAATGACAGATAATATTCAAAATGAACACCATAAAACAGGTACGTAGTCCCGCAACatccaattatatatatatcagtgttgtcaaaggcgcgcttaaagctcgcttaagccctgaagcgaggctcaaaacatgttgagcgcttcgcctcgctttatgtgggcttcagtgtcatcatcaaggctctaagacatacttttcctcgcaaatgagcctctcttgaaaagatgacactagataattgatatttcactttattgtaatatttttacagttttttttttccatatatttgttattcatgcttattattatttgtcttggattaaacatatgtatatttgtagTTTTGCACCATTGCgtcttttttcattaaagcccactGTTGatttgcgctttgcgcttaaagccccagctaaccttagagcttttttgcgcttttcgcttttgataacactgataTATACTCTTCCCACCAAGAGCAAAGCGTCCAGAAAACATTATCAAGTATATTACAACTAATGTGTTGACTAGTCTCTTCAGAAGAAgatagttattttttttaaaagtaaataaaaggcGACAATATCACTTGGTGGGAAAATAACCTATTTTTTATACTATTATAAAAGCAAGAAGCCCCATCACGAAATATTGATAAAGACTTTTTTAACCTTTGTAAGTGCATTCCATGTtggataaaatataattataactaattttaaatttcttttgttcattgtttgacctttttaaataataaaaaggccTCCTTATTTCTTTGTATGGTGTTATTAGGAGTGCCAGAActtgttaattaaatttctcTGTTTCCTTGTATGGTAACATAATAAAAGCAGAACTCTCTTCAAAGTTTCCAAGTTTTTATTCCAATCTCCCATGCTTGGATTAGAAACAAGAAATGTTTCAGAAACACACTTTCTCGTCTTTCTGACTCTTTCtataaatttttacttttttagaAGACGAAAGCTTAAAATTATAGCTCCGGATACATATTTTGTACTAATTAGGATGGGATGTGGTAGCGGTACACGTAAATAGAGACTTGTAACTAAATAAGAAGATAGTTGATTTCCTTGTCTTGTTAGTTTTTCATTTAATGTCAGCGAGAAGTCTTTCATTCTTAGACCAGTTTGCTACGTCTTCCCCACAGTTTCATTCTTATTAGgcttaaaatatactaaaagCAAATAACTGTTTGATAATACTTGACCTGTAGAGACAGAAGGGCACGCTCTGTGAACCGCTTTACTGAATTAGGTGCACTTTCTGGAAGCGTTTTTGCCACTCTTTCCAGCTCTTGCTGCTGTTGCTTTGCCGTTACTCTATCGGGTCCACTGTAGTAATCAACAATCTCTTTCATAAGTGGGACTGTTTCCATAGTTTCTTTGATGGCTTCCTgcgacccaaaaaaaaaaaaaagggatggaGAGTCAGCTAAAGAAGATGAGCAACAAAGAAACAGCACAGAGAACAACTGCTTCATTGATTTCACAAGAAGCAACAAGTCCAATTAAGCTAACAATCTCTTTCCTAAGTGAGACTATATCCATAGTTTCTTTGCTGAGTGGGACTTTGTTCAGACTAACTACAAGGTAAAAAGAATTGGGTGATCCTGCCTGATCTGCCTTACCGTATTATTAAGGGGAAAAGGTTATTTAGTGTCGTTAAAAGCCATTGCTTTGTTGCTTAAAGCAATGAAGTGATGCAAAGTGAGGGTTATCATTTCATGGGTGAAGACATGCGCTTTAGATGAATGTGTGGTTTAAGCAATAACGGATAAAGTGATTCACACGAGAACTGCTCGGTTCTTTGAATCTCAACTTTGAGGGGTTGGACTAATATTGTTGTATATCAGATGCTGAAATTAGTCCTTTTAGTTgcaatttgattgttgtagtacaattttttaatatattaggTATTCTAAAAGATCCTTAAATTGTGTGCTTCACCTCAAGAAAGCTGCTCATTTCTCGCTTAATACTCCAACACTCATGAACCTTGTTGCCTGTTTGCGCTTTCCACTTTTATAAGACGGAGGTTATTTTATAGATGTTGAAGTGAGTGAGGGGAGGGGCACAACTTGAAGCCCCCTCACGGGAAAACCATGAGATGAGCGCTAAAGGCAttgtttttttccttcatttcatAGCGGCAGGTTACTTGTGGGTATCTAAGATTCAACAGTGAAAGAATATTCCTATTAACAGATTGCTTAGGCCCATGTAGTCTGAATCTTCTCTTAGAAATCCAAATTGTCATTTCTAATTAATCCTTCTTTAAAGGAAACCATCACAACCACTTCCATAACAAAGAATAATCTAAAAGCTCAAGAATCTGATCCTGCCACTACATGGTACAATCCCCAAAGGTTCAGGGTTGTAGAGTTCATAGTACAACTGCTATAGCTGCATGCACTTGAATCCTTCTTTCACGCTACTAGTCTATGGATTTTTTTGACAAGGCGTCTACACATCGATCTACACACAACTGTAGGTTCCACTTGTAGCTTGGTATCGCTAAGACCGGTGCCCTAAAGAACTAGTGAGATTGTTAGACTAACGTTCATATATTAATAACATTCACATAGGTGTTTACACATCAATTTACACTAGTAACCACATTACTAATAGTGTAGTTCATACATCAGGTGCACCAGTCTCTCTTTCTCtcccattttcatgaaattcacTATATTGCTGTAGAGGGGCCCAGGCATACAATGTTTTTTAATAACAGTATTTCTTTATAGACATATTTAGTTGGATAACCTGGCAATTATGCAATTTTGAAAGATCTTCACTAACCAAAGGACATCATCAATTCCTTTTGCATATAGGACAAATAACATTGGAGTTGAGATAGAAGTACTCAAACAACAGACAAGACAACTAAGATTTGTGGGTTATATGCAATAAATTGTCAATTAGAAAGCCATTAAGTCCTCTAGGCCATAGGTTTACAAAATTAGTGCGACTAGAGACAGTGAAGTACCATAAAGTGTTGCTCAAACATCTTAGCCATACATTaagcataaaagcataaaagtAATGATGTATCTAATCAATTATTAAAGCACAATGAGCCAAAACAATATGACGATCTTACAAGCAGATAGTTCAAAAGACAGATCAAATTTCAAATAGCGGAAAAGATGATATGGTTCAAGAATCTAATATCAGGTCAGAAAAAGTTTAGCAGGATTAGGTATGTAGATCGTTCCAGGTTCTAATATGATATTACGGAATGACAAATTGACCATGGAGAAACACCGAGTACCATGATAAACTAATTTAGGATCAGACAATAGTGAAGATCCcataaaaaacaatttttttatcgGTACGTAAATCCCTTAACATACTTGAGGCAACAAAAGTATAGCAAATGGTTTATATAACAGAACGCAATATGACAAAATCAGAAGCAGATTGGATCCCATTTTACCTCCCACTCTTGTTGATCCTTAATCCCTTCATATGCCATGAGGAATGGCTTCATTTTTTCAAGAGCATCCCGAAGGGGAATCGGAGGTGTCTCATCAATATCAGGATTGCTTTCAAAGTCTCCAATCAGATACTCTGGTTCACACTCTATCTGTAGATAAAAGCAACATCACATAACTAT encodes:
- the LOC132063574 gene encoding uncharacterized protein LOC132063574, with the translated sequence MAPLLSSSKGVVISVPVLILSGAAFSAVFLFFLFSSPPQTPPCNCPTTTAAAVSGGSRSGNGEGISTSSEDIEWVKKQIQGNGLHMADNVLRKGINPRTRQQQLQDLLQFKGISHYEEQANNHTALPCPGELLVEEHHSNYGEPWAGGRDVFEFLAESAHLTPNSQVLEIGCGTLRVGLHFIRYLNPEHFHCLERDELSLMAAFRYELPSQGLLHKRPLIVRGEDMDFSKFGSGTMYDLIYASAVFLHMPDKLVWIGLERLAGKLRPLEGRIFVSHNIKFCSRLRGEECTKRLNDLGLEYIGKFTHDSLLFNHYEIWFGFRRFRA